The proteins below come from a single Tsuneonella deserti genomic window:
- a CDS encoding electron transfer flavoprotein-ubiquinone oxidoreductase, giving the protein MSERESMPCDVLIVGGGPAGLAAAIRLKQLNSELEVVVLEKGSEIGAHILSGAVVDPKALDELLPDWRESCPMAEVPVTDNWHWVLSKSGKTSLPHLMMPPFMSNDGCYTGSLGNMCRWLGEQAEGLGVMVFPGFPAAEVIVGEDGAVAGVITQDMGVAADGSHKGDYQPGMEIHAKYTLFAEGARGHLTKRMKARFDLEADCQPQVYGLGIKEIWDIAPDKHVPGRVIHTQGWPLSESESWGGGFLYHQANGQVALGFVTALDYRNPWVSPFQEFQRWKQHPAIREYLEGGKRVAYGARAINEGGWQSVPRLAFPGGALIGCAAGFVNVPRIKGSHTAMKSGMLAAEAAAAAIGRGEEKTALMDYDAAVRSSWIADELKLVQNAQPAVAKFGGDFGTIVAGLDMWLRYLKMPIIPAMKHEPDYELTGRADLFPKIVYPKPDGVISFDRLTSVAYSYTNHAENQPVHLVVKDMDLQKRSELGVYGGPSQFYCPAGVYEWLVDETTGEPKYQINSQNCVHCKTCDIKDPNQNITWVAPEGGGGPNYPNM; this is encoded by the coding sequence ATGAGCGAACGAGAATCGATGCCGTGCGACGTGCTGATCGTCGGTGGCGGCCCTGCCGGCCTCGCGGCCGCGATCAGGCTGAAGCAGCTGAACTCCGAACTGGAAGTCGTTGTTCTTGAAAAGGGCAGCGAGATTGGCGCGCACATCCTCTCGGGCGCCGTGGTCGATCCGAAGGCGCTCGATGAGCTGCTGCCCGATTGGCGCGAGAGCTGTCCGATGGCTGAAGTCCCCGTCACCGACAATTGGCACTGGGTACTCAGCAAGTCGGGCAAGACCAGCCTGCCGCACCTGATGATGCCCCCGTTCATGTCGAATGACGGCTGCTACACGGGCTCGCTGGGCAATATGTGCCGGTGGCTCGGGGAGCAGGCCGAGGGGCTCGGCGTGATGGTGTTTCCGGGCTTCCCCGCCGCCGAGGTGATCGTCGGCGAGGACGGCGCCGTGGCGGGTGTCATAACCCAGGACATGGGTGTCGCGGCCGACGGTTCGCACAAGGGTGATTACCAGCCCGGCATGGAGATCCACGCCAAGTACACGCTGTTCGCCGAAGGGGCGCGCGGCCACCTGACCAAGCGAATGAAGGCGAGGTTCGATCTCGAGGCTGATTGCCAGCCCCAGGTTTATGGCCTCGGCATCAAGGAAATATGGGACATTGCGCCGGACAAGCACGTTCCGGGCCGTGTCATACACACGCAGGGCTGGCCGCTTTCGGAAAGCGAAAGCTGGGGCGGTGGCTTCCTTTACCACCAGGCCAATGGCCAAGTCGCGCTCGGCTTCGTCACGGCGCTCGATTACCGCAATCCCTGGGTCAGCCCGTTCCAGGAATTCCAGCGCTGGAAGCAGCATCCCGCGATCCGCGAATACCTCGAAGGCGGGAAGCGCGTCGCCTATGGCGCTCGCGCCATCAACGAGGGCGGCTGGCAAAGCGTACCCAGGCTGGCTTTTCCGGGCGGTGCGCTGATTGGCTGCGCGGCGGGCTTCGTGAACGTCCCTCGCATCAAGGGCAGCCACACCGCCATGAAAAGCGGCATGCTAGCTGCCGAGGCAGCGGCCGCCGCGATCGGCCGCGGCGAGGAAAAGACCGCCCTCATGGACTATGACGCAGCCGTACGGTCGAGCTGGATCGCCGATGAGCTCAAGCTGGTGCAGAACGCACAGCCGGCCGTCGCCAAGTTCGGCGGGGACTTCGGCACGATCGTGGCCGGCCTCGACATGTGGCTTCGCTATCTCAAGATGCCGATCATCCCTGCGATGAAGCATGAGCCCGACTATGAACTGACCGGGCGCGCTGACCTGTTTCCGAAGATCGTTTATCCGAAGCCAGATGGCGTGATCAGCTTCGACCGGCTTACCAGTGTCGCGTACAGCTATACCAACCATGCCGAAAATCAGCCGGTGCACCTGGTCGTAAAAGACATGGATCTGCAGAAGCGGAGCGAGCTGGGCGTCTACGGTGGCCCATCGCAGTTCTACTGCCCGGCGGGCGTCTATGAATGGCTGGTCGACGAGACGACCGGGGAACCGAAATACCAGATCAATTCGCAGAATTGCGTCCACTGCAAGACATGCGACATCAAGGATCCGAACCAGAACATCACCTGGGTTGCTCCCGAAGGCGGTGGCGGTCCAAACTACCCGAACATGTGA
- the ilvD gene encoding dihydroxy-acid dehydratase → MPELRSRTSTHGRNMAGARGLWRATGMKDADFGKPIIAVVNSFTQFVPGHVHLKDLGQLVAREIEAAGGVAKEFNTIAVDDGIAMGHDGMLYSLPSRELIADSVEFMVNAHCADAMVCISNCDKITPGMLMAALRINIPAVFVSGGPMEAGKVILKGREVALDLVDAMVAAGDESYTDEEVADIERAACPTCGSCSGMFTANSMNCLTEALGLSLPGNGSVLATHSDRQGLFERAGRLAVALCERYYREGDESALPRSIASFEAFENAMSLDIAMGGSTNTVLHLLAAAHEAGVDFTMADIDRLSRNVPCLCKVAPAKSDVHMEDVHRAGGIMGILGELDRAGLLHTALPTVHSPTLGDALADWDVRLTNNPAIQDFYRAAPGGVPTQTAFSQSRRWDALDTDRREGVIRSRDHAFSQDGGLAVLFGNLAKDGCIVKTAGVDEHILTFAGPARVFESQDAAVAAILTDQVAAGDVVVIRYEGPRGGPGMQEMLYPTSYLKSKGLGADCALITDGRFSGGTSGLSIGHVSPEAAEGGVIALVQDGDRIEIDIPRRTINLAVPAEELARRSAAISERGFRPAKPRRRVVSTALQAYAAMTTSAARGAVRDLRGLSRN, encoded by the coding sequence ATGCCCGAACTTCGCTCCCGCACATCAACCCACGGCCGCAACATGGCGGGCGCACGCGGGCTGTGGCGTGCCACCGGCATGAAGGACGCCGATTTCGGCAAGCCCATCATCGCCGTGGTGAATTCCTTCACACAGTTCGTACCCGGACATGTTCATCTCAAGGACCTCGGGCAACTTGTCGCGCGCGAGATCGAGGCAGCCGGCGGGGTGGCCAAGGAATTCAACACGATAGCGGTCGATGATGGCATAGCGATGGGGCATGATGGCATGCTTTACTCTCTGCCCAGTCGCGAATTGATCGCCGACAGCGTCGAGTTCATGGTCAACGCGCATTGCGCAGACGCAATGGTATGCATCTCCAATTGCGACAAGATCACGCCAGGGATGTTGATGGCGGCTCTGCGGATCAACATTCCCGCAGTGTTCGTCTCGGGCGGGCCGATGGAAGCCGGCAAGGTAATCCTGAAGGGAAGGGAGGTCGCCCTCGACCTCGTCGACGCAATGGTGGCCGCAGGCGACGAGAGCTACACGGACGAGGAAGTGGCCGATATCGAACGCGCGGCATGCCCCACGTGCGGCTCGTGTTCGGGGATGTTCACCGCCAATTCGATGAACTGTCTGACTGAGGCGCTCGGCCTTTCGCTACCGGGGAACGGCTCGGTCCTCGCGACCCATTCCGACCGTCAGGGCCTGTTCGAACGGGCTGGCCGCCTCGCGGTGGCTCTCTGCGAGCGGTATTACCGCGAGGGGGACGAAAGCGCCTTGCCACGAAGCATCGCGAGCTTCGAAGCGTTCGAGAATGCAATGAGCCTCGACATCGCGATGGGTGGTTCAACGAACACCGTGCTTCACCTGCTCGCCGCCGCACACGAGGCCGGAGTGGATTTCACGATGGCGGATATCGACCGGCTCAGCCGGAACGTTCCCTGCCTGTGCAAGGTGGCGCCGGCCAAAAGCGATGTCCACATGGAGGATGTCCACCGCGCCGGGGGCATCATGGGCATCCTCGGCGAGCTCGATCGCGCGGGGCTGCTCCATACAGCCTTGCCGACCGTTCACAGTCCGACGCTTGGCGATGCGCTCGCCGATTGGGACGTGAGGCTTACCAACAACCCGGCGATACAGGATTTCTACCGCGCCGCGCCGGGCGGTGTGCCCACGCAGACTGCCTTCAGCCAAAGCAGGCGCTGGGACGCGCTGGATACCGACCGCAGGGAAGGAGTGATCCGTTCCCGGGACCACGCTTTCAGCCAGGATGGCGGTCTGGCGGTCCTCTTTGGCAACCTCGCAAAGGACGGGTGCATCGTAAAGACTGCCGGAGTCGACGAACATATCCTGACCTTTGCAGGCCCGGCCAGGGTGTTCGAAAGCCAGGATGCGGCGGTCGCTGCGATCCTCACCGACCAGGTAGCTGCCGGCGATGTCGTTGTGATCCGGTACGAAGGGCCCCGCGGAGGTCCGGGCATGCAGGAAATGCTCTACCCCACGAGCTACCTCAAATCGAAGGGTCTCGGAGCAGACTGCGCGCTGATTACGGACGGACGCTTTTCGGGCGGCACTTCGGGCCTGTCGATCGGCCACGTCAGCCCGGAAGCGGCTGAAGGGGGCGTAATCGCGCTCGTCCAAGATGGCGACCGCATTGAGATCGACATACCTAGGCGTACGATAAACCTTGCCGTCCCCGCAGAGGAGCTCGCGCGCAGAAGCGCGGCCATTTCGGAACGCGGATTTCGTCCGGCCAAACCCCGTCGACGTGTGGTTTCTACCGCGCTGCAGGCTTATGCCGCAATGACGACCAGCGCGGCCCGCGGAGCGGTGCGCGACCTTCGCGGGCTGAGCCGGAACTGA
- a CDS encoding class I SAM-dependent RNA methyltransferase — MDGLEATEAVLEFAQAHSLARVTVDLGYGSETVWEPEPVTVTLGGVAVSLPPGAFLQATLDGEAALVAAAREWLAASEIVADLFAGLGTFAFSLAGKVAAYEASRDAHLVCRLAAARSLPSLESHHRDLFRNPLQPEELSRFDGVLLDPPRAGAREQVAHLARSAVDRVVYISCNPASWAKDARTLVDGGFRLAELRPVGQFRWSTHVELASLFLR, encoded by the coding sequence ATGGACGGCCTCGAAGCGACCGAGGCGGTCCTGGAGTTCGCACAGGCGCACTCTCTCGCGCGGGTCACGGTGGACCTTGGGTATGGGAGCGAGACAGTTTGGGAGCCGGAGCCCGTCACCGTCACTTTGGGCGGCGTGGCGGTATCGCTGCCTCCGGGCGCGTTTCTTCAGGCGACCCTGGACGGAGAGGCTGCGCTGGTGGCAGCTGCGCGCGAGTGGCTCGCTGCGTCGGAGATCGTGGCCGACCTGTTCGCGGGCCTCGGCACTTTCGCATTCTCGCTGGCTGGGAAGGTCGCCGCATATGAGGCGTCGCGCGATGCGCACCTGGTCTGCCGTCTCGCCGCGGCGCGGTCACTCCCGTCCCTTGAGAGCCACCACCGCGACCTGTTTCGCAACCCTCTGCAGCCCGAAGAGCTTTCTCGTTTCGACGGGGTTCTTCTCGACCCGCCCCGCGCCGGGGCACGCGAACAGGTTGCACATCTGGCTCGCAGTGCCGTCGACCGAGTGGTTTACATCAGCTGCAACCCGGCAAGCTGGGCCAAGGACGCAAGAACCCTTGTGGATGGGGGCTTCCGCTTGGCGGAGCTGCGGCCAGTGGGACAGTTCCGCTGGTCAACTCATGTCGAACTCGCGAGCCTGTTCCTGCGCTAG
- a CDS encoding N-formylglutamate amidohydrolase — MSEQSWRHIGNMRRGGIVLVADHASNHVPADIDLGIDPALLREHIAVDIGVEAVAERLAAEPGIPAHLATISRLVCDLHREEDNPAVIPETSDGHVIPGNIGIDREKRLQRFHRPYHGALASWLDDAEPALIVSLHSFTPSLRSAPASRPWQVGILYNQDDRAALHGIRLFEQYGLMVGDNEPYSGRQLNATMNRHAEARGRPYLAIEVRQDLIAEGNGQAIWAKMIAQVARQVASLLEAA; from the coding sequence ATGAGCGAGCAGTCATGGCGTCACATCGGCAATATGCGGAGGGGCGGGATCGTACTGGTTGCCGACCACGCCTCAAATCACGTTCCCGCCGACATTGACCTGGGTATCGATCCAGCACTCCTTCGGGAGCACATTGCCGTCGATATCGGGGTCGAGGCGGTCGCCGAGCGTCTGGCCGCCGAGCCGGGCATCCCCGCGCACCTCGCCACGATAAGCCGGCTCGTGTGCGACCTGCACCGCGAAGAGGACAATCCGGCCGTCATTCCCGAAACGAGCGATGGCCATGTGATCCCCGGAAACATCGGGATCGACCGGGAGAAGCGCCTCCAGCGGTTCCACCGGCCCTATCATGGCGCCCTTGCTAGCTGGCTCGATGACGCCGAGCCTGCGCTGATCGTTTCACTTCACAGCTTCACGCCGTCACTTCGCAGCGCGCCGGCGTCCCGCCCATGGCAAGTCGGGATCCTCTACAATCAGGATGATCGCGCCGCACTTCATGGCATCCGATTGTTTGAGCAATACGGTCTCATGGTTGGCGATAACGAGCCTTATTCGGGCCGCCAGCTCAACGCGACGATGAACCGCCACGCCGAAGCGCGAGGTCGACCTTACCTGGCAATCGAGGTGCGGCAGGACCTCATCGCCGAGGGGAACGGTCAAGCAATCTGGGCGAAGATGATTGCCCAAGTGGCCCGGCAGGTGGCATCGCTCCTTGAGGCGGCCTAA
- a CDS encoding NAD(P)H-hydrate epimerase: MRSPEQVLTAAQMRQAELALIEGGTSVDVLMQRAGKGAADWIWRIAAGRSVTILCGPGNNGGDGYVIAETLRRRGLAVNLVAPELPTTDAAISARNRWQGESTDRNAHGGVFVDCLFGSGLTRPLSTEHASLLNTLAATHDQCVAIDLPSGIATDNGAVLGAVPRFDATLALGAWKPSHFLMPAMAFMGERRVVDIGIATSCHAGSVFSRPTLTAPSMDAHKYSRGLVGVVSGSMPGAALLAAQAAMRSGAGYVKLLSQDIPAGAPAGLVIDNSPLDEVVNDKRWSAFLVGPGLGRDATARDRLATVLERRVLTVIDADALHIIDDDLLEGIDTSLLLFTPHEGELAALSETFAVDESDKVSRASAVAEATGVTVLAKGADTVAVDRTGKLAFFPPGPSWLSVAGSGDVLAGMAASRMAAGSDAFTAAGEAVWLHAEAARVAGPALTADDLCHAVSAGYRRFL, translated from the coding sequence ATGCGCTCCCCTGAGCAAGTTCTGACGGCTGCGCAGATGCGCCAGGCCGAGCTTGCCCTCATCGAGGGCGGAACGTCGGTCGACGTTCTGATGCAGCGCGCCGGCAAGGGTGCCGCCGACTGGATATGGCGGATAGCCGCCGGCCGCTCGGTGACGATCCTTTGCGGACCGGGAAACAATGGCGGTGACGGCTACGTGATTGCGGAGACGTTGCGCCGGCGGGGGCTCGCCGTGAACCTCGTGGCGCCCGAACTGCCGACAACAGATGCGGCCATTTCCGCAAGGAACCGTTGGCAAGGCGAGAGTACCGATCGTAACGCGCATGGCGGCGTATTCGTCGATTGCCTCTTCGGCTCGGGCTTGACGCGGCCGCTCTCCACCGAACACGCGTCGCTGCTGAACACGCTCGCAGCAACCCACGACCAATGCGTAGCGATAGATTTGCCCAGCGGGATCGCCACTGACAACGGGGCCGTGCTTGGGGCCGTACCGCGCTTTGACGCGACTCTGGCGCTGGGAGCGTGGAAGCCGTCGCACTTCCTCATGCCCGCCATGGCCTTCATGGGCGAGCGTCGGGTGGTGGATATCGGAATCGCGACCTCCTGCCACGCGGGGTCGGTCTTTTCGCGCCCAACGTTGACCGCCCCGTCAATGGACGCTCACAAATACAGCAGGGGGCTCGTGGGGGTGGTCTCCGGATCGATGCCTGGCGCGGCGCTGCTCGCGGCTCAAGCGGCGATGCGCTCCGGCGCGGGATATGTGAAGCTCTTGTCCCAAGACATTCCCGCAGGAGCGCCGGCCGGCCTCGTCATCGACAACTCCCCTCTTGACGAGGTCGTGAACGACAAGCGCTGGTCGGCTTTTCTTGTCGGGCCGGGCCTTGGCCGCGATGCTACCGCCCGGGATCGCCTGGCGACAGTGCTCGAACGCAGGGTGCTCACCGTGATCGACGCCGACGCGCTTCACATCATCGATGACGACCTGCTCGAAGGGATCGACACCTCGCTTCTGCTGTTCACTCCGCATGAAGGCGAGTTGGCGGCGTTAAGCGAGACCTTCGCTGTCGACGAGTCCGACAAGGTGTCGCGCGCCTCTGCAGTCGCGGAAGCTACCGGCGTGACGGTCCTGGCGAAGGGGGCCGACACCGTCGCGGTCGATCGCACAGGAAAGCTTGCATTCTTCCCGCCGGGTCCTAGCTGGCTGTCGGTCGCCGGCTCCGGCGATGTGCTGGCAGGCATGGCGGCGAGCAGGATGGCCGCGGGCAGCGATGCATTCACTGCCGCGGGGGAGGCGGTCTGGCTCCATGCGGAGGCTGCGCGTGTTGCTGGCCCGGCATTGACCGCGGACGATCTTTGTCATGCTGTTTCTGCGGGATACCGACGATTCTTGTAA
- a CDS encoding PA0069 family radical SAM protein, translating into MERRPESEVSGRGAQSGAVPQRFGLAAREVDRDWRHHMESLDGPPVKLRTTVIEERPRSILTFNTSPDIGFDRSINAYRGCEHGCIYCFARPTHAYHDLSPGLDFETRLFAKPEAARLLRETLAKPAYRPRPIAMGTNTDPYQPIERRYRITRQILEVCLDTRHPVTITTKSDRVCDDMDLLVELAALDLVAVGISVTTLDAGLSAKLEPRAASPAKRLAALGKLVEAGVPAHCAVAPVIPAITDSFMEEIVAQAAGLGVRSVGWIPLRLPNEVAPLFREWLSVHFPERGDKVMSIVRSIRGGRDNDPRFFTRMKPSGVWADLFRARFRVAAARAGIGKQRFALDSSRFRPPTANGQLRLL; encoded by the coding sequence ATGGAACGGCGCCCCGAATCCGAAGTCAGCGGCAGAGGAGCACAATCGGGTGCAGTTCCACAGCGCTTCGGACTTGCTGCGCGTGAAGTCGATCGGGACTGGCGCCATCATATGGAGTCGCTCGACGGGCCGCCGGTAAAGTTGCGGACGACGGTCATCGAAGAGCGCCCACGCTCAATCCTCACATTCAACACCTCGCCCGATATTGGCTTCGATCGCTCAATCAACGCGTACCGGGGGTGCGAGCACGGCTGCATATATTGCTTCGCACGGCCGACTCATGCCTATCACGATCTGTCGCCGGGACTTGACTTCGAAACCCGGCTGTTCGCGAAGCCTGAGGCCGCGCGCCTCTTGCGAGAGACGCTCGCCAAACCCGCGTACCGGCCTCGTCCGATCGCCATGGGCACCAACACCGATCCATACCAGCCGATCGAGCGGCGCTATCGGATCACCCGGCAAATCCTGGAAGTGTGTCTCGATACGCGCCATCCGGTGACGATAACCACGAAGTCGGATCGCGTATGCGATGACATGGATCTGCTTGTAGAACTTGCTGCGCTGGACCTGGTGGCGGTGGGCATCTCGGTCACGACATTGGATGCAGGTCTGTCGGCGAAGCTGGAGCCTCGCGCGGCGTCGCCGGCCAAGCGGCTTGCCGCGCTTGGCAAGTTGGTGGAGGCGGGTGTGCCGGCCCACTGCGCCGTCGCGCCCGTCATTCCTGCGATCACCGATAGCTTCATGGAAGAAATCGTAGCCCAGGCAGCCGGCTTGGGGGTACGCTCGGTGGGCTGGATACCGCTGCGATTGCCGAATGAAGTGGCGCCCCTGTTTCGCGAATGGTTGTCTGTTCACTTTCCCGAACGCGGCGACAAGGTGATGTCGATAGTCCGCTCGATCCGCGGAGGGCGCGACAACGATCCGCGCTTTTTCACACGCATGAAACCGAGCGGAGTGTGGGCCGATCTTTTCAGGGCGCGATTTCGCGTCGCGGCGGCACGGGCGGGAATCGGGAAGCAGCGCTTCGCGCTTGATTCCTCACGCTTTCGTCCGCCGACAGCCAACGGCCAACTGAGATTGCTCTAA
- a CDS encoding hydrolase 1, exosortase A system-associated has translation MSRLHLTFECAGATLAGTLDTAPGTSGLLLVTGGNEIRSGAFSGQAALAARLAAHGYPVFRFDRRGVGDSGGENKGFRKSRKDIESALAAFRVIAPRVERVVAFGNCDAASALMLAGGAGCDALVLSNPWTIEGDDKTPPPAAVRARYAEKLRNPREVARLLTGGVDLGKLARGLIHAGRRSAPPANLAGEIAAGLAAFDGPVRIILAGADRTAQVFQSNWDANDPRVVQCKDAGHAWAEPQAREFLDRHLIEMLRR, from the coding sequence GTGAGCCGCCTTCATCTGACGTTCGAGTGCGCTGGCGCCACACTCGCGGGGACCCTGGACACCGCGCCGGGCACCAGCGGTCTTCTCCTGGTCACGGGGGGCAATGAAATCCGCTCGGGTGCCTTTTCGGGTCAGGCGGCACTGGCCGCACGCCTTGCAGCCCACGGTTACCCGGTTTTCCGGTTCGATCGCCGAGGGGTTGGCGACAGCGGAGGCGAGAACAAGGGTTTCAGAAAGAGTCGCAAGGATATCGAAAGTGCCCTTGCCGCCTTTCGGGTCATCGCGCCTCGGGTCGAGCGCGTCGTCGCCTTCGGCAACTGCGACGCGGCCAGCGCGTTGATGCTGGCGGGGGGTGCCGGTTGCGATGCCCTCGTCCTGTCAAACCCCTGGACGATCGAGGGCGACGACAAAACGCCGCCACCGGCCGCAGTACGTGCCCGGTACGCGGAGAAACTTAGGAACCCGCGCGAGGTCGCGCGGCTGCTTACCGGCGGGGTGGACCTGGGCAAGCTGGCCCGTGGCCTGATCCACGCCGGTCGCAGAAGTGCGCCGCCCGCCAATCTTGCCGGGGAAATTGCGGCCGGGCTTGCGGCCTTCGACGGGCCGGTCCGCATTATCCTGGCGGGCGCTGACCGCACCGCGCAAGTCTTCCAGTCAAACTGGGACGCAAACGATCCGCGGGTTGTCCAGTGCAAAGACGCCGGTCATGCATGGGCCGAGCCCCAGGCCCGAGAGTTCCTCGATCGTCACCTTATCGAGATGCTTCGCCGCTAG
- a CDS encoding lytic transglycosylase domain-containing protein, which translates to MIAARRLTIALATAGAIACVAPTPAMASSSAAEYFRARATSSNVPELLSKSDREWYKSLFAAIDTQDWARVDAMFAEKPEGPLHQIARAEYFLHPASPKIELPAIESWLAQGTSLPQATQIAALGLKRGLASMPILPAEQQLVPQGYAPRRVLPGSVNDGTMPATVKDAILERIKADDPQGARVLLDGVDASLSGEARAEWRQRVAWSYYIENQDAAALAMANTVRDGGSGAWVGEGDWAAGLAAWRLGDCAQAAEGFSRAARSAQNLELIAGAYYWSSRALVRCRQPEKAAEQLRGAARLDETLYGMLAREALGQELPAGHRSADFDLADWQRLRDAPNVRTAVALAEIGRDGLADEVLRHEAKIGPANEYDALSRLARDLGLPSTQLWMAANAPKGAHAEPTLRYPAPRWQPATGWKVDPALAFAHTLQESRFQVNAVSPAQAKGLMQITPITVRQHAPRLNMSASYVNLADPATNLAFGQENLEMLRDSAATGGLLPKIMAAYNAGLSPVTRWNSEVRDQGDPLLYMESIPYWETRGYVAIVMRNYWMYERQAGGASDSRKALAQGMWPTFPELAGGGAVRLTRAD; encoded by the coding sequence ATGATCGCGGCACGGCGGCTCACAATCGCATTGGCGACGGCGGGAGCGATCGCATGCGTCGCGCCCACGCCTGCGATGGCCAGCAGTTCCGCAGCGGAATACTTCCGCGCGCGCGCTACCTCGAGCAACGTCCCCGAGCTTCTGAGCAAATCCGACCGCGAATGGTACAAGTCACTCTTTGCGGCCATCGACACGCAGGATTGGGCACGGGTCGATGCGATGTTCGCCGAGAAGCCCGAGGGGCCACTCCATCAGATCGCCCGCGCAGAGTACTTTTTGCACCCCGCAAGCCCGAAGATTGAGCTGCCCGCGATCGAAAGCTGGCTCGCGCAGGGTACGAGCCTGCCGCAGGCCACCCAGATCGCAGCCCTCGGCCTGAAGCGCGGACTGGCGTCCATGCCGATCCTGCCCGCCGAGCAGCAGCTTGTCCCCCAGGGCTACGCTCCGCGCAGGGTGCTACCCGGCAGCGTCAACGACGGTACGATGCCGGCGACCGTCAAGGACGCGATCCTCGAACGTATCAAGGCGGACGACCCTCAGGGCGCCCGGGTACTGCTGGATGGGGTGGATGCCAGCTTGTCTGGCGAAGCGCGCGCCGAGTGGCGTCAGCGCGTCGCTTGGAGCTACTATATCGAAAACCAGGACGCTGCCGCGCTCGCGATGGCCAACACGGTCCGCGACGGGGGTTCGGGCGCGTGGGTAGGAGAAGGCGATTGGGCGGCCGGCCTCGCAGCCTGGCGGTTGGGAGACTGCGCACAGGCAGCAGAGGGTTTTTCGCGTGCTGCACGCTCCGCGCAGAACCTGGAGCTGATAGCAGGTGCCTACTACTGGTCGAGTCGCGCTTTGGTCCGGTGCCGCCAGCCTGAAAAGGCGGCCGAACAGCTGCGCGGCGCGGCCCGGCTCGACGAGACGCTCTACGGGATGCTCGCCCGCGAAGCGCTGGGCCAGGAGCTGCCTGCCGGTCACCGCTCGGCGGATTTTGACCTTGCCGATTGGCAACGCCTGCGTGACGCGCCCAACGTCCGGACCGCCGTCGCCCTTGCAGAGATTGGCCGCGATGGGCTCGCGGACGAAGTTCTCCGTCATGAAGCCAAGATCGGCCCGGCTAACGAATACGATGCGTTGAGTCGTCTCGCCCGCGACCTCGGGCTGCCGTCGACCCAGCTTTGGATGGCTGCCAACGCCCCGAAGGGCGCTCACGCTGAGCCCACCCTGCGCTATCCCGCTCCGCGCTGGCAACCGGCGACGGGTTGGAAAGTGGATCCCGCGCTTGCGTTCGCCCACACGCTCCAGGAGTCGCGCTTCCAGGTGAACGCCGTCAGCCCTGCGCAAGCCAAAGGCCTGATGCAGATCACCCCGATCACGGTGCGTCAGCATGCGCCTCGGCTGAACATGAGCGCAAGCTACGTCAACCTTGCAGACCCGGCCACCAACCTCGCCTTTGGTCAGGAGAATCTCGAAATGCTTCGAGACAGCGCGGCGACCGGCGGTTTGCTGCCGAAGATCATGGCGGCCTACAATGCGGGCCTTTCTCCTGTGACGCGGTGGAATTCCGAAGTGCGCGATCAGGGCGATCCGCTGCTCTACATGGAAAGCATCCCGTATTGGGAAACACGCGGCTACGTGGCGATCGTCATGCGGAATTACTGGATGTATGAGCGTCAGGCAGGTGGCGCGAGCGATAGCCGGAAGGCGCTCGCGCAAGGCATGTGGCCAACGTTCCCCGAGCTGGCCGGCGGCGGCGCGGTTCGACTGACAAGGGCTGACTGA
- a CDS encoding 4-(cytidine 5'-diphospho)-2-C-methyl-D-erythritol kinase, with protein MREIAYAKINLALHVRRRREDGYHDIETLFAFVDVGDVLEATPAPSDQLTIVGEFASQLTDPFNNLVTKALGHLSRSEGLRLTLEKNLPVAAGLGGGSADAGAVFRIVDQLHGLPDDWRTRAAKLGADVPACVESYMCVGSATGTELTPINNDLAATPVLLVNPRIPLATGPVFAGWDGIDRGPLPDGPASAILRAGRNDLQPSAITIVPQIGQLLASLNATDAMLTRMSGSGATCFALYATEEAREAAARKIAAEHPDWWQLSGKLRP; from the coding sequence TTGCGCGAAATCGCTTACGCCAAGATCAATCTCGCGCTGCACGTCCGCCGTCGGCGCGAGGATGGCTATCACGACATCGAGACCCTGTTTGCCTTCGTCGATGTCGGTGACGTACTCGAAGCCACTCCAGCGCCGAGCGATCAGCTGACAATCGTTGGTGAGTTCGCGTCACAACTGACTGATCCTTTTAATAATCTCGTCACGAAGGCTCTCGGGCATCTTTCACGGTCGGAAGGCTTGCGATTGACGCTCGAAAAGAACTTGCCCGTCGCCGCCGGACTTGGCGGCGGATCGGCCGACGCCGGTGCGGTCTTCCGGATCGTCGATCAACTTCACGGGCTGCCCGATGATTGGCGCACCCGCGCCGCAAAGCTCGGTGCGGACGTGCCCGCCTGTGTCGAAAGCTACATGTGTGTGGGGAGCGCGACGGGGACCGAATTAACGCCTATTAACAATGATTTGGCCGCGACTCCTGTGCTTCTCGTGAACCCCCGCATCCCGCTCGCTACGGGACCGGTATTCGCTGGATGGGACGGTATCGATCGCGGACCTCTGCCGGATGGTCCGGCCTCCGCCATCCTGCGAGCCGGACGCAATGATCTCCAGCCATCCGCAATCACCATCGTCCCGCAGATCGGGCAATTGCTTGCGTCACTGAACGCAACTGACGCGATGTTGACGCGAATGTCCGGATCCGGAGCGACCTGCTTTGCCCTGTACGCGACCGAGGAGGCACGCGAGGCCGCGGCACGGAAGATTGCCGCGGAGCACCCGGACTGGTGGCAACTCAGCGGCAAACTGCGCCCATGA